One Brassica napus cultivar Da-Ae chromosome C4, Da-Ae, whole genome shotgun sequence genomic region harbors:
- the LOC106427004 gene encoding small EDRK-rich factor 2 has product MTRGSQRERDRERAAARAGGKGKGADDGLTPEQRRERDGKALQEKAAKKAAQAAAAAGSGGGAGGKGTAKK; this is encoded by the exons ATGACTC GTGGAAGTCAGAGAGAGCGTGACCGTGAAAGAGCCGCGGCTCGTGCTGGAGGAAAAGGAAAGGGTGCTGACGACGGATTGACGCCGGAGCAACGCCGTGAAAG AGATGGAAAAGCATTGCAAGAGAAAGCAGCAAAGAAGGCTGCTCAAGCTGCAGCTGCTGCAGGTTCTGGTGGAGGAGCAGGAGGCAAAGGAACTGCTAAGAAGTGA